A genomic stretch from Juglans microcarpa x Juglans regia isolate MS1-56 chromosome 3S, Jm3101_v1.0, whole genome shotgun sequence includes:
- the LOC121258036 gene encoding uncharacterized protein LOC121258036 translates to MVNHTSGRTSFVVLMERKNQMVQLMNAKDPDALTDDAIATIFRVVLGHRSRYNRWLGHYVMPESTKVVGVSNEKYERLAEENDANRKNVEYYQNRVEEIEGGFRMMKEHMRDYEQRVNMRMSDVEMELESQRETQTAVP, encoded by the exons ATGGTCAACCACACAAGCGGAAGGACTTCGTTTGTTGTACTAATGGAAAGAAAG AATCAGATGGTTCAATTGATGAATGCCAAAGACCCAGACGCTCTCACAGATGACGCAATAGCAACCATATTTAGGGTGGTATTGGGACATAGGTCAAGGTATAATAGATGGCTAGGCCACTATGTTATGCCCGAATCTACTAAAGTGGTTGGAGTATCAAATGAGAAGTATGAACGGCTTGCTGAGGAGAATGACGCAAATAGGAAAAATGTAGAGTATTACCAAAATCGAGTTGAAGAGATTGAAGGTGGTTTCAGGATGATGAAGGAGCATATGCGGGATTATGAGCAACGTGTAAACATGAGAATGTCAGACGTGGAGATGGAATTAGAGTCTCAGAGAGAGACTCAAACTGCAGTTCCTTAG
- the LOC121258420 gene encoding NAC domain-containing protein 2-like isoform X1, producing the protein MEGKHNGSGLPPGFRFHPTDEELIVFYLRNQAKSRPCPVSIIPEVDIYKFDPWQLPEKTEFGENEWYFFSPRDRKYPNGVRPNRATVSGYWKATGTDKAIYSGSQYVGVKKALVFYKGRPPKGVKTDWIMHEYRLNDSRKQPNKHMGSMRLDDWVLCRIYKKRHMTKALEQTVDTHVAQTDVTLMGNDASEQNMSRFPRTCSINHLLDMEYLGSISQLLCDNSYNTTFDFQNAIGNAGTDNNAEKPQLGETPYQYMDSGNIFSQPMVLNPVYDIRGFGR; encoded by the exons ATGGAGGGCAAACATAATGGCTCTGGCCTTCCTCCTGGTTTTAGGTTCCACCCAACTGATGAGGAACTGATCGTGTTTTACCTTCGTAACCAAGCAAAATCAAGGCCATGCCCTGTATCGATCATCCCGGAGGTCGATATTTACAAGTTTGATCCATGGCAATTGCCCG AGAAAACAGAGTTCGGAGAAAATGAATGGTACTTCTTTAGCCCGCGTGATCGGAAGTACCCAAATGGGGTGCGGCCAAATCGAGCAACCGTGTCTGGGTACTGGAAAGCCACCGGCACGGACAAGGCTATCTACAGTGGGTCTCAGTACGTCGGGGTGAAGAAAGCTCTGGTGTTTTACAAGGGTAGGCCGCCAAAGGGTGTGAAGACAGACTGGATTATGCATGAATATCGCTTGAACGATTCCCGTAAACAACCCAACAAGCATATGGGATCCATGAGA TTGGATGATTGGGTCTTATGCAGGATCTACAAGAAGAGACATATGACGAAGGCTTTGGAGCAGACAGTGGACACCCATGTTGCTCAAACTGATGTCACATTAATGGGCAATGATGCTAGTGAGCAAAACATGTCAAGGTTTCCGAGGACCTGTTCCATTAATCACCTATTGGATATGGAATACTTGGGCTCAATTTCCCAACTTTTGTGTGACAATTCATACAACACGACCTTTGATTTCCAAAACGCCATTGGCAATGCCGGAACTGACAATAATGCTGAGAAACCCCAGCTCGGTGAAACACCATACCAATATATGGATTCAGGGAACATCTTTAGCCAGCCAATGGTATTGAATCCGGTGTATGATATTCGCGGCTTTGGCCgctaa
- the LOC121258420 gene encoding NAC domain-containing protein 2-like isoform X2: MEGKHNGSGLPPGFRFHPTDEELIVFYLRNQAKSRPCPVSIIPEVDIYKFDPWQLPEKTEFGENEWYFFSPRDRKYPNGVRPNRATVSGYWKATGTDKAIYSGSQYVGVKKALVFYKGRPPKGVKTDWIMHEYRLNDSRKQPNKHMGSMRDLQEETYDEGFGADSGHPCCSN, encoded by the exons ATGGAGGGCAAACATAATGGCTCTGGCCTTCCTCCTGGTTTTAGGTTCCACCCAACTGATGAGGAACTGATCGTGTTTTACCTTCGTAACCAAGCAAAATCAAGGCCATGCCCTGTATCGATCATCCCGGAGGTCGATATTTACAAGTTTGATCCATGGCAATTGCCCG AGAAAACAGAGTTCGGAGAAAATGAATGGTACTTCTTTAGCCCGCGTGATCGGAAGTACCCAAATGGGGTGCGGCCAAATCGAGCAACCGTGTCTGGGTACTGGAAAGCCACCGGCACGGACAAGGCTATCTACAGTGGGTCTCAGTACGTCGGGGTGAAGAAAGCTCTGGTGTTTTACAAGGGTAGGCCGCCAAAGGGTGTGAAGACAGACTGGATTATGCATGAATATCGCTTGAACGATTCCCGTAAACAACCCAACAAGCATATGGGATCCATGAGA GATCTACAAGAAGAGACATATGACGAAGGCTTTGGAGCAGACAGTGGACACCCATGTTGCTCAAACTGA